AAAGCTCGAACAGCGCGAAGCAGGACAGACCCATGATGTCAATCGAGGACAGGTGCTTTTGGGTCTGGCTGGGGTGAAACGTGAGCAACTCAGCCGGGTGACAATCGCTTACGAGCCGGTATGGGCGATCGGCACCGGTAAGAACGCGACTCCCGCTGACGCACAGGAAGCACACGACCGTATTCGTCGATGTGTGGAGTTCAGTTTATTGGCAGGCGACGGTCATAATCGAGCGGAGGCGGCGGCCATCGCTGCCGGGATGCGTATTCAGTACGGCGGATCGGTGAAACCGGCGAACGCCAAAGAACTTTTTTCTCAATCGGATATTGATGGCGGCTTGATCGGCGGAGCGTCACTCAAGTCAGAGGACTTTCTGGCGATCGTCAAAGCTGCGGTGAAATAGACTGCACGTTTCGAGTCAGTACGACAGGAGTCGGCTTCATGATGCTGATCATCCTGATAGGCGGCGTGTTGGGATTGATCGTAGTCGGGGCCGTGATATGGAGTTTGTATACGACTGGTCGTAAGGACTCATAGGCGAGACAATGGCTCTTTAATATTGGGGACACGTGTCCCACGAAAGGTTTGCTTCATATGCTGATGCTCGCGTCGGT
The DNA window shown above is from Phycisphaeraceae bacterium and carries:
- a CDS encoding triosephosphate isomerase, which translates into the protein KLEQREAGQTHDVNRGQVLLGLAGVKREQLSRVTIAYEPVWAIGTGKNATPADAQEAHDRIRRCVEFSLLAGDGHNRAEAAAIAAGMRIQYGGSVKPANAKELFSQSDIDGGLIGGASLKSEDFLAIVKAAVK